In one window of Streptomyces sp. FXJ1.172 DNA:
- a CDS encoding crotonase/enoyl-CoA hydratase family protein, whose translation MGGTEHLTVRREGATLVLTLNRPDARNALSLPMLVGLYDGWLEADEDDGIRSIVLTGAGGSFCAGMDLKALAGNGMQGEHHRDRLKADPDLHWKAMLRHHRPRKPVIAAVEGYCVAGGTEILQGTDIRVAGQSATFGLFEVRRGLFPIGGSTVRLQRQIPRTHALEMLLTGRPYSAEEAARIGLIGHVVPDGTALDEALRIAEQINACGPLAVEAVKASVYDTAEMPESDGLAAELTRGWPVFDTADAKEGARAFAEKRPPVYKRA comes from the coding sequence ATGGGCGGGACGGAACACCTCACCGTGCGGCGCGAGGGCGCCACACTGGTGCTCACACTCAACCGGCCCGACGCCAGGAACGCGCTCTCGCTTCCGATGCTCGTCGGCCTGTACGACGGCTGGCTCGAGGCCGACGAGGACGACGGGATCCGCTCGATCGTGCTCACCGGCGCGGGCGGCTCCTTCTGCGCCGGAATGGACCTGAAGGCGCTCGCCGGCAACGGCATGCAGGGCGAGCACCACCGCGACCGGCTGAAGGCCGATCCGGACCTGCACTGGAAGGCCATGCTGCGTCACCACCGGCCCCGCAAACCGGTGATCGCCGCCGTCGAGGGGTACTGCGTCGCGGGCGGCACCGAGATCCTCCAGGGCACCGACATCCGGGTCGCCGGCCAGTCCGCGACCTTCGGTCTGTTCGAGGTCCGGCGCGGTCTGTTCCCGATCGGCGGGTCCACGGTCCGGCTCCAGCGCCAGATCCCGCGCACCCACGCCCTGGAGATGCTGCTCACCGGACGGCCGTACAGCGCCGAGGAGGCCGCCCGCATCGGCCTGATCGGCCATGTCGTCCCCGACGGCACCGCGCTGGACGAGGCCCTTCGGATCGCCGAGCAGATCAACGCCTGCGGTCCGCTCGCCGTCGAAGCCGTCAAGGCGTCGGTGTACGACACCGCCGAGATGCCGGAGAGCGACGGCCTCGCGGCCGAACTCACGCGCGGCTGGCCGGTCTTCGACACCGCCGACGCCAAGGAGGGCGCCCGCGCCTTCGCCGAGAAACGGCCCCCCGTCTACAAGCGCGCCTGA
- a CDS encoding Zn-ribbon domain-containing OB-fold protein, which produces MPEVLQAPLVVEFPFTRSLGPVQSAFLTGLRERVVLGVRTGDGRTLVPPVEYDPVTAEEIRDLVEVAPTGTVTTWAWNHEPRRGQPLGTPFAWVLVRLDGADTALLHALDAPGPVAVRTGMRVRIRWAEERTGAITDIACFEPYDGEPGQPGGHAGEFEDPLTGIVAPARLDYTYSPGRAQSAYIHALSEQRTVGERCPSCRKVYVPPRGACPTCGVATAEQVEVGPRGTVTTFCIVNIKARNLDIEVPYVYAHIALDGADLALHARIGGIPYDQVRMGQRVEPVWTEGARYPDHYRPTGEPDADYDTYKELL; this is translated from the coding sequence ATGCCCGAAGTCCTGCAAGCACCCCTCGTCGTGGAGTTCCCCTTCACCCGCTCCCTGGGCCCCGTCCAGAGCGCCTTCCTCACCGGCCTGCGCGAACGCGTCGTGCTCGGCGTGCGGACCGGCGACGGACGCACCCTCGTGCCGCCCGTCGAATACGACCCCGTCACCGCCGAGGAGATCCGCGACCTGGTGGAGGTCGCCCCCACCGGGACCGTCACCACCTGGGCGTGGAACCACGAACCCCGCCGCGGCCAGCCGCTCGGCACCCCCTTCGCCTGGGTTCTGGTCCGGCTCGACGGCGCCGACACCGCCCTGCTGCACGCCCTCGACGCCCCCGGCCCCGTCGCCGTGCGCACCGGCATGCGGGTGCGGATCCGCTGGGCCGAGGAGCGCACCGGCGCCATCACCGACATCGCCTGCTTCGAGCCGTACGACGGAGAACCCGGACAACCGGGCGGCCACGCGGGCGAGTTCGAGGACCCGCTGACCGGGATCGTCGCCCCGGCCCGCCTCGACTACACCTACTCACCCGGCCGCGCCCAGTCCGCCTACATCCACGCCCTGTCCGAACAGCGGACCGTCGGCGAACGCTGCCCCTCCTGCCGCAAGGTGTACGTCCCGCCGAGGGGTGCGTGCCCCACATGCGGCGTGGCCACAGCGGAACAGGTCGAGGTAGGTCCCCGGGGCACAGTCACCACCTTCTGCATCGTCAACATCAAGGCGAGGAACCTCGACATCGAGGTGCCCTACGTCTACGCGCACATCGCCCTCGACGGCGCCGACCTCGCCCTGCACGCGCGGATCGGCGGCATCCCGTACGACCAGGTGCGCATGGGCCAGCGCGTGGAGCCCGTGTGGACCGAAGGCGCGCGATACCCCGACCACTACCGGCCCACCGGCGAACCCGACGCCGACTACGACACCTACAAGGAGCTGCTGTGA
- a CDS encoding thiolase domain-containing protein — translation MTREIAVVAFAQTDHRRSTEESSEVEMLMPVLHDVLQQTGLKTADIGFTCSGSSDYLAGRAFSFTLALDGVGAWPPVSESHVEMDGAWALYEAWTKLLTGDADTALVYSYGKSSPGSVRDVLTRQLDPYYVAPLWPDSVALAALQAQALMDAGHTDEPALAAVGARSRAAAAANPHAQLKGRTPQGDYIVRPLRTGDCPPVGDGAAAVILAAGERARQLCERPAWIRGIDHRIEAHGLGVRDLTDSPSTRLAAEHAGVFERPVDTAELHAPFSAQEVLLRRVLRLGDDVRVNPSGGALAANPVMAAGLIRIGEAAARIHRGASDRALAHATSGPCLQQNLVAVLEGDPR, via the coding sequence GTGACCCGGGAGATCGCGGTCGTCGCCTTCGCCCAGACCGACCACCGCCGCTCCACCGAGGAATCCTCCGAGGTGGAGATGCTCATGCCGGTGCTGCACGACGTGCTCCAGCAGACCGGCCTCAAGACCGCCGACATCGGCTTCACCTGCTCCGGCTCCAGCGACTACCTCGCCGGCCGCGCCTTCTCCTTCACCCTCGCCCTCGACGGCGTCGGCGCCTGGCCGCCGGTCTCCGAGTCCCATGTCGAGATGGACGGCGCCTGGGCCCTGTACGAGGCCTGGACCAAACTGCTCACCGGCGACGCCGACACCGCGCTCGTGTACTCCTACGGCAAGTCCTCACCCGGCTCCGTGCGCGACGTACTGACCCGGCAGCTCGACCCGTACTACGTCGCCCCCCTGTGGCCCGACTCCGTCGCCCTGGCCGCCCTCCAGGCACAGGCCCTGATGGACGCCGGCCACACCGACGAGCCCGCGCTCGCGGCCGTCGGCGCCCGCAGCCGGGCCGCCGCGGCCGCCAACCCGCACGCCCAGCTCAAGGGCCGCACCCCGCAAGGCGACTACATCGTACGGCCGTTGCGCACCGGCGACTGCCCGCCCGTCGGCGACGGCGCCGCCGCCGTGATCCTCGCGGCGGGGGAGCGGGCCCGTCAGCTGTGCGAGCGGCCCGCCTGGATCCGCGGCATCGACCACCGCATCGAGGCCCACGGGCTGGGCGTCCGCGACCTCACCGACTCACCGTCCACGCGGCTCGCCGCCGAGCACGCGGGCGTCTTCGAACGGCCCGTGGATACGGCCGAGTTGCACGCGCCGTTCAGCGCCCAGGAGGTGCTCCTGCGCAGGGTGCTCCGCCTCGGCGACGACGTGCGCGTCAACCCCTCCGGCGGAGCGCTCGCCGCCAACCCCGTCATGGCCGCCGGACTCATCCGCATCGGCGAGGCCGCCGCCCGCATCCACCGCGGCGCGTCCGACCGGGCCCTCGCCCACGCCACCTCCGGCCCCTGCCTCCAGCAGAACCTGGTCGCCGTACTCGAAGGGGATCCACGATGA
- a CDS encoding thiolase domain-containing protein yields the protein MSKEPVAVVGIGQTKHVAARRDVSIAGLVREAARRALEDAELTWADVGAVVIGKAPDFFEGVMMPELYLADALGAVGKPMLRVHTAGSVGGSTALVAANLVAARVHGTVLTLAFEKQSESNAMWGLSLPIPFQQPLLAGAGGFFAPHVRAYMRRSGAPDAIGSLVAYKDRRNALKNPYAHLHEHDLTLEKVQASPMLWDPIRYSETCPSSDGACAMVLTDRAGAARAPRPPAWMLGGAMRSEPTLFAGKDFVSPQAGKDCAADVYRQAGIADPRRDIDAVEMYVPFSWYEPMWLENLGFAEEGEGWKLTESGVTELDGDLPVNMSGGVLSANPIGASGMIRFAEAALQVRGQAGEHQVDGARKVLGHAYGGGSQFFSMWLVGATPPGA from the coding sequence ATGAGCAAGGAGCCCGTGGCCGTCGTAGGCATCGGCCAGACCAAGCACGTGGCCGCCCGCCGGGACGTGTCGATCGCCGGACTCGTCCGCGAGGCGGCCCGAAGGGCCCTGGAGGACGCCGAGTTGACCTGGGCCGACGTCGGCGCCGTGGTCATCGGCAAGGCGCCCGACTTCTTCGAGGGCGTGATGATGCCCGAGCTGTACCTCGCGGACGCGCTGGGTGCCGTCGGCAAGCCGATGCTCCGGGTGCACACCGCCGGATCCGTCGGCGGATCCACCGCCCTGGTCGCCGCCAACCTCGTCGCGGCCCGCGTCCACGGCACCGTCCTCACCCTCGCCTTCGAGAAGCAGTCCGAGTCGAACGCCATGTGGGGCCTGTCCCTGCCCATCCCCTTCCAGCAGCCGCTGCTCGCCGGGGCGGGCGGCTTCTTCGCCCCGCACGTGCGCGCGTACATGCGGCGCAGCGGCGCCCCGGACGCCATCGGCTCCCTCGTCGCCTACAAGGACCGGCGCAACGCCCTGAAGAACCCCTACGCCCATCTCCACGAGCACGACCTCACGCTGGAGAAGGTCCAGGCCTCGCCCATGCTGTGGGACCCCATCCGCTACTCCGAGACCTGCCCCTCCTCCGACGGCGCCTGCGCCATGGTCCTCACCGACCGCGCCGGAGCCGCCCGCGCGCCCCGCCCGCCCGCCTGGATGCTCGGCGGCGCGATGCGCAGCGAACCGACCCTGTTCGCGGGCAAGGACTTCGTCTCCCCGCAGGCCGGCAAGGACTGCGCCGCCGACGTCTACCGGCAGGCCGGCATCGCCGACCCGCGCCGGGACATCGACGCCGTCGAGATGTACGTGCCGTTCTCCTGGTACGAACCCATGTGGCTGGAGAACCTCGGCTTCGCCGAGGAGGGCGAGGGCTGGAAGCTCACCGAGTCCGGGGTGACCGAACTCGACGGGGACCTGCCCGTCAACATGTCGGGCGGTGTGCTGTCCGCCAACCCCATCGGCGCCTCCGGGATGATCCGCTTCGCCGAGGCCGCGCTCCAGGTCCGCGGTCAGGCCGGGGAGCACCAGGTGGACGGCGCCCGGAAGGTCCTCGGACACGCCTACGGCGGCGGCTCGCAGTTCTTCTCCATGTGGCTCGTGGGCGCCACGCCGCCCGGCGCCTGA
- a CDS encoding DUF397 domain-containing protein → MAESTIQQQPLAGWDKPDLDLSNAEWQSSSRGLGDVQIAFVEGFIAMRNSGRPESPSLIFTPAEWGAFVSGAREGEFDLT, encoded by the coding sequence GTGGCCGAGAGCACCATCCAGCAGCAGCCGCTCGCGGGCTGGGACAAGCCGGACCTCGACCTCAGCAACGCCGAATGGCAGTCCAGCAGCAGAGGTCTGGGCGATGTCCAGATCGCCTTTGTCGAGGGCTTCATCGCGATGCGCAACAGCGGCCGCCCGGAGAGCCCCTCCCTGATCTTCACGCCCGCCGAGTGGGGCGCCTTCGTCTCCGGCGCGCGGGAGGGGGAGTTCGACCTGACCTGA
- a CDS encoding universal stress protein — protein sequence MSTAPVIAAVDGSDDSLRALDWAVAAARRRAAVLRVVHVRQYAAWGQADVLVAAPPEAEGDPVLDEVRTRLAGRVEEPAVEYVALEGVPGAVLPELGTDAQLLVLGSRGRGGFASLLLGSNGLAAARDAECPVVVVPRPGREVHGDGPAEPGPRVVVGLHADSPDDATLGFAFAEAALREARLQVIAAYPWPVQTWTAPGQILPPVIDQVAVESETRALAEGFLAPHRGRHPEVRVDTEALPGDAAGHLVAASRDAELVVVGRHRRRLLSPARMMGSVAQAVLLHAASPIAVVPPESPQE from the coding sequence ATGAGCACTGCACCGGTCATCGCAGCGGTCGACGGCTCGGACGACAGCCTGCGGGCGCTGGACTGGGCCGTCGCCGCCGCCCGGCGCCGCGCGGCAGTGCTGCGGGTGGTGCACGTACGGCAGTACGCCGCCTGGGGCCAGGCCGACGTGCTGGTCGCCGCGCCGCCCGAGGCGGAGGGCGACCCCGTCCTGGACGAGGTCCGCACCCGGCTGGCGGGCCGCGTCGAGGAGCCCGCCGTGGAGTACGTCGCCCTGGAAGGCGTACCGGGCGCCGTGCTGCCCGAACTCGGCACCGACGCCCAGCTGTTGGTCCTCGGCTCGCGCGGCCGCGGCGGCTTCGCCAGCCTGCTGCTCGGCTCCAACGGCCTCGCCGCCGCCCGGGACGCCGAGTGCCCGGTGGTCGTCGTGCCCCGGCCCGGCCGGGAGGTGCACGGCGACGGACCGGCCGAACCCGGGCCCCGGGTGGTCGTCGGCCTGCACGCCGACAGCCCCGACGACGCCACCCTCGGCTTCGCCTTCGCCGAGGCCGCCCTGCGCGAGGCCCGGCTGCAGGTGATCGCCGCCTACCCGTGGCCGGTGCAGACCTGGACCGCGCCCGGTCAGATTCTGCCGCCCGTGATCGACCAGGTCGCCGTGGAGAGCGAGACCCGTGCGCTCGCCGAGGGCTTCCTCGCCCCGCACCGGGGGCGGCACCCCGAGGTCCGCGTCGACACCGAGGCGCTGCCGGGTGACGCGGCCGGACACCTCGTCGCCGCCTCCCGGGACGCCGAACTGGTCGTCGTCGGCCGTCACCGCCGTCGCCTGCTCTCCCCGGCCCGCATGATGGGCTCGGTCGCTCAGGCCGTCCTGCTGCACGCGGCCAGCCCGATCGCGGTCGTACCACCGGAGTCCCCGCAGGAGTGA
- a CDS encoding N-acetylmuramoyl-L-alanine amidase, whose product MRGSATDSTSVPGNRQLRRAAVPLASAALLLPLLGAAPAQSTTDSSAGRLQQAFATASDEYHVPQSVLLAVSYLQSRWDWHGGAPSVTGGYGPMHLTDARTAIATTEHYAEGTEDARGDGARSAVHPRIDVPAESAVPARLKTLARAARLTGLPAGRLRTDPAANVTGGAALLAAAQKELGEPLSTDPADWYGAVARFSGADDTATAAAYANDVYDVLHTGEERTTDDGQLVALAAEPGLAPDTAQLERTGLRTLSADGTECPRSVSCEAVWAPYAQFGNNDYGNHDLGDRPVSQRIRYIVIHDTEGTWDGVLHLIQDPTYVSWNYTIRSTDGLIAQHVKAKDVAWHAGNWYVNAASIGIEHEGFLANPDAWYTEAMYRSSARLVKYLSRTYGIPLDRQHILGHDNVPGPTTSVIPAMHTDPGPYWDWRHYFQLLGHPFKRTAGKRSGLVTILPDYASNQPEYTGCTTSGAPCTAHGSSEVRLYADHDTSAPLIKDVGLGKDPTIDVNDLSSRVATGQQYAVADRWGDWTAIWYLGQKAWFRNPSDEPVAVPAKGLVITPRDGLASIPVYGRAYPEKEAYPAGVPAQSVVPLPYTIPAGQKYVVGDEVPGEYYYSVTFTTDSHRVVLGKDLYYEIQYGHRVGFVRAADVTLQGSAG is encoded by the coding sequence TTGCGAGGTTCCGCCACTGATTCCACGTCCGTCCCCGGCAACAGACAACTGCGGCGGGCGGCGGTCCCGCTCGCCTCCGCGGCCCTGCTGCTGCCGCTGCTCGGCGCGGCTCCCGCGCAGAGCACCACCGACTCCTCCGCCGGCCGGCTCCAACAGGCGTTCGCCACGGCCTCGGACGAGTACCACGTGCCGCAGAGTGTCCTGCTGGCCGTCTCCTATCTCCAGTCCCGCTGGGACTGGCACGGCGGCGCGCCCAGCGTGACCGGAGGCTACGGCCCCATGCACCTGACCGACGCCCGGACCGCGATCGCCACCACGGAGCACTACGCCGAAGGCACGGAGGACGCCCGCGGCGACGGCGCCCGCTCGGCCGTGCACCCGAGGATCGACGTGCCGGCCGAGTCCGCCGTGCCGGCCCGGCTGAAGACGCTGGCGAGGGCGGCGCGGCTGACGGGCCTGCCGGCCGGGAGGCTGCGCACCGACCCGGCGGCCAATGTGACCGGCGGCGCCGCCCTGCTCGCCGCCGCGCAGAAGGAGCTGGGCGAGCCGCTGAGCACCGACCCGGCCGACTGGTACGGCGCGGTGGCCCGTTTCTCCGGGGCGGACGACACGGCGACCGCTGCGGCGTACGCGAACGACGTGTACGACGTCCTGCACACGGGCGAGGAGCGCACCACGGACGACGGCCAGCTGGTGGCCCTCGCCGCCGAGCCGGGACTGGCCCCGGACACCGCCCAGCTGGAGCGGACCGGCCTGCGCACGCTGTCCGCGGACGGCACCGAGTGCCCGAGGTCGGTGTCCTGCGAGGCGGTCTGGGCGCCGTACGCCCAGTTCGGCAACAACGACTACGGCAACCACGACCTCGGTGACCGCCCGGTGTCGCAGCGCATCAGGTACATCGTCATCCATGACACCGAGGGCACCTGGGACGGGGTGCTGCATCTGATCCAGGACCCGACCTATGTGTCCTGGAACTACACGATCCGCTCAACGGATGGTCTGATCGCCCAGCACGTCAAGGCGAAGGACGTGGCCTGGCATGCCGGCAACTGGTACGTCAACGCCGCGTCGATCGGCATCGAGCACGAGGGCTTCCTGGCGAACCCGGACGCCTGGTACACCGAGGCGATGTACCGGTCCTCGGCGCGGCTGGTGAAGTACCTGAGCCGCACGTACGGCATCCCGCTGGACCGCCAGCACATCCTGGGCCATGACAACGTTCCCGGTCCGACCACGTCCGTCATCCCCGCCATGCACACGGACCCGGGCCCGTACTGGGACTGGCGGCACTACTTCCAGCTGCTGGGCCACCCCTTCAAGCGCACCGCGGGCAAGCGCTCCGGCCTGGTGACGATCCTGCCGGACTACGCGTCGAACCAGCCGGAGTACACGGGCTGCACCACATCGGGCGCGCCCTGCACCGCGCACGGCTCCAGCGAGGTGCGGCTGTACGCGGACCACGACACGAGCGCCCCTCTGATCAAGGACGTCGGTCTGGGCAAGGACCCGACCATCGATGTCAACGATCTGTCCTCGCGGGTCGCCACCGGCCAGCAGTACGCGGTCGCGGACCGCTGGGGCGACTGGACGGCGATCTGGTACCTGGGGCAGAAGGCCTGGTTCCGCAACCCGTCCGACGAGCCGGTGGCGGTGCCCGCCAAGGGGCTGGTGATCACTCCGAGGGACGGCCTCGCGAGCATCCCGGTCTACGGCCGGGCCTATCCGGAGAAGGAGGCCTACCCGGCGGGCGTTCCCGCGCAGTCGGTGGTGCCGCTGCCGTACACGATCCCGGCCGGGCAGAAGTACGTGGTCGGTGACGAGGTGCCGGGCGAGTACTACTACTCGGTCACCTTCACCACCGACTCGCACCGCGTCGTGCTGGGCAAGGACCTGTACTACGAGATCCAGTACGGCCACCGGGTCGGGTTCGTCCGCGCGGCCGACGTCACGCTTCAGGGCTCGGCCGGCTAG
- a CDS encoding aminoglycoside phosphotransferase family protein, which translates to MYAASSSVSAPPRPLRSRPAGGGPYLDPVARPGGPVPVAGRLRRVPGQPGTPPLSGRLDLSGPQGAQLRSAIASVHRICPEFAPVQVLRRSGRSVLLVGTTGRSTAVAKCLLDHSPAWAERIRHEIAAYRSFVRHRPPVRVPRLIAADPDNCTLVIERMPGRVAALLRHPGEAPPRPDIRAALGAICRVNAWRPPAGTFDMPLDYGARIARYHELGLLTDRDLGDLQKLLHGIAHEVGRHGMLQFCHGDALLSNILLSPAGPVLVDWEHAGWYLPGYDLATLWLVLGDAPVARRQISQIAQSAGPASRDAFLVNLMLLLTREIRTYETAVQRSMQDTAPTAPGAAHPGAAPSGEEQRLLLRRLHDDCQMARKAVRAAVGTR; encoded by the coding sequence ATGTACGCAGCATCGTCCTCCGTGTCCGCCCCGCCCCGGCCGCTGCGCTCCCGCCCGGCGGGCGGCGGGCCGTACCTCGACCCGGTGGCGCGTCCGGGCGGACCCGTGCCGGTCGCGGGCCGGCTCCGGCGGGTACCGGGCCAGCCCGGTACCCCACCGCTCAGCGGGAGACTCGACTTGTCCGGTCCCCAGGGGGCGCAGCTGCGCTCCGCGATCGCTTCGGTGCACCGGATCTGTCCGGAGTTCGCTCCGGTGCAGGTGCTGCGGCGCAGCGGGCGGTCCGTCCTCCTCGTCGGGACGACAGGGCGCAGTACGGCCGTGGCCAAGTGTCTGCTGGACCACTCGCCTGCCTGGGCCGAGCGGATCCGCCATGAAATAGCCGCATACCGCTCGTTCGTCCGGCACCGGCCCCCGGTCCGCGTGCCCCGGCTGATCGCGGCGGATCCGGACAACTGCACCCTGGTGATCGAGCGGATGCCGGGCCGCGTGGCGGCGCTGCTGCGGCATCCGGGGGAGGCGCCGCCCCGCCCGGACATCCGGGCCGCGCTGGGGGCGATCTGCCGGGTGAACGCCTGGCGGCCTCCCGCGGGCACGTTCGACATGCCGCTGGACTACGGCGCCCGGATCGCCCGGTACCACGAGCTGGGTCTGCTCACCGACCGGGACCTCGGCGACCTGCAGAAGCTGCTGCACGGGATCGCCCACGAGGTGGGCCGGCACGGCATGCTCCAGTTCTGCCACGGCGACGCCCTGCTCTCGAACATCCTTCTGTCACCGGCCGGTCCAGTGCTGGTGGACTGGGAGCACGCGGGCTGGTATCTGCCGGGGTACGACCTGGCGACGCTGTGGCTGGTCCTCGGGGACGCGCCGGTGGCCCGGCGTCAGATCAGCCAGATCGCCCAGTCGGCGGGCCCGGCCTCCCGGGACGCCTTCCTGGTGAACCTGATGCTGCTGCTGACCCGGGAGATCCGGACGTACGAGACGGCCGTGCAGCGTTCGATGCAGGACACGGCTCCGACGGCACCGGGTGCGGCCCACCCCGGTGCGGCACCGTCCGGCGAGGAACAGCGGCTGCTGCTCAGGCGGCTGCACGACGACTGTCAGATGGCCCGCAAGGCCGTCCGGGCGGCGGTCGGCACTCGCTGA
- a CDS encoding DNA-binding protein NsdB — MSGQSNTRLADLFGLAGWSKGELARLVNKQAAAMGHPQLSTDTSRVRRWIDTGEIPRDPVPRVLAALFTERLGRVVTIEDLGLVRHGRSGKRQGDGIEEHPDGVPWAPERTAAVLTEFTGMDLMLNRRGLVGAGAALAAGSTLSSAMHDWLHTDPALKADAPVLDDPLHADPAGFDRYEAAPIGSQEIEELERSVEVFRAWDAARGGGLQRKAVVGQLNEVGGMLAYHHPPHLQRRLWGVAANLAVLAGWMSHDVGLEPTAQKYFVIAAHAAREGGDRPRAGEALSRAARQMVHLGRPDDALDLMKLAQSGSGDSLQPRTKAMFHTIEAWAQASMGKGQAMRRTLGQAEDMFVADRGDGEPLDWMQTFKDEDLYGMQALAYRTLAEYDPGAAAHAQYYAEKALALRVDGRERSKIFDHLSMASACFIADDPEQADRFARLALMSMGSNSSRRTWDRLRQMYQLTAQYAEYPKIHELREEIRNALPKPRSKGSSAQA, encoded by the coding sequence GTGAGCGGACAATCCAACACCCGCCTGGCGGACCTGTTCGGCCTGGCCGGCTGGTCCAAGGGCGAACTCGCGAGGCTGGTCAACAAGCAGGCGGCGGCCATGGGCCACCCCCAGCTGTCGACCGACACCTCCCGGGTGCGGCGGTGGATCGACACGGGAGAGATCCCGCGCGATCCGGTGCCGCGGGTGCTGGCGGCCCTGTTCACCGAGCGTCTCGGCCGTGTCGTGACCATCGAGGACCTCGGTCTGGTACGGCACGGGCGTAGCGGGAAACGGCAGGGCGACGGGATCGAGGAACATCCCGACGGCGTGCCGTGGGCGCCCGAACGGACCGCCGCGGTCCTCACCGAATTCACGGGAATGGACCTCATGCTCAACCGACGCGGCTTGGTGGGCGCGGGTGCCGCGCTCGCCGCGGGATCCACACTCAGCAGCGCCATGCACGACTGGCTGCACACCGACCCGGCCCTGAAGGCCGACGCCCCCGTCCTCGACGACCCCCTGCACGCCGACCCCGCTGGGTTCGACCGTTACGAGGCCGCCCCCATCGGGTCGCAGGAGATCGAGGAACTGGAGCGCTCGGTCGAGGTGTTCCGCGCCTGGGACGCGGCCCGCGGAGGCGGGCTTCAGCGCAAGGCGGTCGTGGGCCAGCTCAACGAGGTGGGCGGCATGCTCGCCTACCACCATCCACCCCATCTCCAGCGGCGCCTGTGGGGCGTCGCCGCCAACCTCGCCGTCCTCGCGGGCTGGATGTCGCACGACGTCGGCCTGGAGCCCACGGCGCAGAAGTACTTCGTCATCGCCGCCCACGCGGCCCGTGAGGGCGGCGACCGGCCCCGTGCGGGAGAGGCCCTGTCCCGGGCGGCCCGGCAGATGGTGCACCTGGGCCGGCCCGACGACGCGCTGGACCTGATGAAGCTCGCCCAGTCCGGCTCCGGCGACAGCCTCCAGCCGCGCACGAAGGCGATGTTCCACACCATCGAGGCCTGGGCGCAGGCGTCGATGGGCAAGGGCCAGGCGATGCGCCGCACCCTGGGCCAGGCGGAGGACATGTTCGTCGCCGACCGGGGCGACGGGGAGCCGCTGGACTGGATGCAGACCTTCAAGGACGAGGACCTGTACGGCATGCAGGCCCTTGCCTATCGCACGCTGGCGGAGTACGACCCGGGCGCGGCCGCGCACGCCCAGTACTACGCGGAGAAGGCGCTCGCCCTGCGCGTCGACGGGCGGGAGCGGTCGAAGATCTTCGACCACCTGTCCATGGCATCGGCCTGCTTCATCGCCGACGACCCGGAACAGGCCGACCGCTTCGCCCGGCTGGCCCTGATGTCCATGGGCTCGAACTCCTCCCGGCGCACCTGGGACCGGCTGCGCCAGATGTACCAGCTCACCGCCCAGTACGCCGAGTACCCGAAGATCCACGAACTGCGGGAGGAGATCAGGAACGCCCTGCCCAAGCCGAGGTCCAAGGGCAGCAGCGCACAGGCGTGA